A genomic window from Polaribacter gangjinensis includes:
- a CDS encoding bifunctional response regulator/alkaline phosphatase family protein — translation MSDIHILWVDDEIELLKPHILFLERKNYKVTTCTNGADTIDLVDSINFDIVFLDENMPGLSGLDTLAEIKQKQGNLPVVMITKSEEEYIMEEAIGSKIADYLIKPVNPNQILLTLKKNLDHSRLISEKTTSNYQQEFRKISMDLAMVNSYEDWIELYKKLIHWELELENISDPGMLGILESQKQEANTQFFKFIKKNYEDFLTSNDKPTFSHTLFKDFIVPEINKKQGVVWVVIDNLRYDQYRILEPLINNHHKKEQEYSYFSILPTATQYARNAIFSGLMPSEMEKRYPKYWKNDGDEGGMNLFENEFLTEQIKRLGLDIQHQYFKISSLKSGKELADNFNGTKQNDLTTIVYNFVDILSHSKTEMEVIKELSGDDKAYRSLTLSWFKNSPLFEIIQKVQQLGQKLIITTDHGTINCKNPTKVIGDKNISSNLRYKTGRSLTYEEKDVYAVRNPKDIFLPTVAMNSPFIFAKEDLFFAYPNNFNHFVNYYKNTYQHGGISLEEMIIPCVVYSPK, via the coding sequence ATGAGTGATATACACATTTTATGGGTTGATGATGAAATTGAATTGTTAAAACCTCATATTCTTTTTTTAGAACGAAAAAATTATAAAGTAACTACTTGTACTAATGGTGCTGATACTATTGATTTGGTTGATAGCATTAATTTTGATATTGTTTTTTTAGATGAAAATATGCCAGGTTTATCTGGTTTAGATACACTTGCCGAAATCAAACAAAAGCAAGGAAATTTGCCTGTGGTAATGATTACCAAAAGCGAAGAAGAATATATCATGGAAGAAGCCATTGGCTCTAAAATTGCTGATTATTTGATAAAACCTGTAAACCCAAATCAGATTTTATTGACATTGAAAAAAAACCTTGATCATTCACGTTTAATTTCAGAAAAAACAACCTCCAATTATCAACAAGAATTTCGAAAAATTTCTATGGATTTAGCCATGGTAAATAGTTATGAAGATTGGATCGAATTGTATAAAAAATTGATTCACTGGGAATTAGAATTAGAAAATATCAGTGATCCTGGCATGTTGGGCATTTTAGAAAGTCAAAAACAAGAGGCTAATACACAGTTTTTTAAGTTCATCAAGAAGAATTACGAAGATTTCTTGACATCCAATGACAAACCTACTTTTTCACATACACTTTTTAAAGATTTTATTGTTCCTGAAATAAACAAAAAACAAGGAGTTGTTTGGGTGGTAATTGACAATTTACGCTATGATCAATATCGAATTTTAGAACCTTTGATAAATAATCATCATAAAAAGGAACAAGAATATTCGTACTTTTCGATTTTACCAACTGCAACTCAATATGCTAGAAATGCCATTTTTTCGGGTTTGATGCCATCAGAAATGGAAAAACGTTATCCAAAATATTGGAAAAATGACGGAGATGAAGGAGGCATGAATTTATTTGAAAATGAGTTTTTAACCGAACAAATCAAACGTTTAGGTTTGGATATTCAGCACCAATATTTTAAAATATCTTCTCTTAAAAGTGGAAAAGAATTGGCTGATAATTTCAACGGCACTAAACAAAATGATTTGACAACTATCGTATATAATTTTGTGGATATTTTATCACATTCAAAAACTGAAATGGAAGTGATCAAAGAATTATCTGGAGATGATAAAGCTTATAGAAGTTTAACACTCAGTTGGTTTAAAAACTCACCATTGTTTGAAATTATTCAAAAAGTACAACAATTAGGACAAAAATTAATCATCACCACAGATCATGGAACGATTAATTGTAAAAATCCGACCAAAGTAATTGGAGATAAAAATATAAGTTCGAATTTACGCTATAAAACTGGCAGAAGTTTAACTTATGAAGAAAAAGATGTGTATGCTGTTCGCAATCCAAAAGATATTTTTTTACCAACAGTTGCCATGAACAGTCCTTTTATTTTTGCAAAAGAAGACTTGTTTTTTGCATATCCAAACAACTTTAATCATTTTGTAAATTATTATAAAAACACTTATCAACATGGGGGAATTTCATTGGAAGAAATGATTATTCCTTGTGTGGTGTATAGTCCGAAATAA